In bacterium, the following are encoded in one genomic region:
- the tuf gene encoding elongation factor Tu (EF-Tu; promotes GTP-dependent binding of aminoacyl-tRNA to the A-site of ribosomes during protein biosynthesis; when the tRNA anticodon matches the mRNA codon, GTP hydrolysis results; the inactive EF-Tu-GDP leaves the ribosome and release of GDP is promoted by elongation factor Ts; many prokaryotes have two copies of the gene encoding EF-Tu), with the protein PGDNVKISVELIAPIAMEDGLRFAIREGGRTVGAGVVTKILK; encoded by the coding sequence GCCTGGTGACAATGTGAAGATCAGTGTGGAACTTATTGCGCCGATCGCTATGGAAGACGGCTTACGCTTCGCTATCCGCGAAGGTGGTCGTACCGTAGGTGCCGGTGTCGTAACCAAGATCCTCAAGTAA